A single region of the Fusarium fujikuroi IMI 58289 draft genome, chromosome FFUJ_chr05 genome encodes:
- a CDS encoding related to DAL3-ureidoglycolate hydrolase, giving the protein MSVKVNVGNLSLRIRAVPLTQEEFAPFGDVVSNPRPSLLPSKHASEGGSLPYDGTTANQGTAIRYADVSKPQDLLSQAPSSNGRLIMSQFVCEARTLAPASDDASQSDFAVNILERHPFTSQTFAPLASTASSYLVIVAPSLPPSPQDDGLPVPSGEGLPGRGLPNLKGLRAFVATDRQAVTYAAGTWHAPMVALGKKETTLDFLVVQFSSGVDIQDCQIVTFEGHDSQEPDIKVRVPRGGTVTAKL; this is encoded by the coding sequence ATGTCAGTTAAAGTTAACGTCGGAAACCTAAGCCTCCGTATCAGGGCCGTTCCCCTGACACAAGAGGAGTTCGCGCCATTTGGAGACGTTGTCTCCAACCCACGACCAAGCCTTCTTCCATCAAAACACGCATCTGAAGGTGGTTCTCTCCCCTACGACGGCACTACTGCCAATCAAGGAACAGCAATTCGCTATGCCGATGTCAGCAAGCCTCAGGACCTCCTCTCACAGGCTCCCAGCAGCAATGGCCGGCTGATCATGAGCCAATTCGTCTGCGAAGCAAGAACTTTGGCACCTGCAAGCGATGACGCTTCGCAGAGCGACTTCGCCGTCAACATTCTTGAACGGCACCCATTCACTTCTCAAACATTTGCTCCACTCGCCTCTACCGCTTCAAGCTACTTGGTCATCGTGGCTCCATCTCTGCCCCCATCTCCCCAAGACGATGGTCTACCTGTACCAAGTGGAGAGGGGCTACCCGGTAGAGGTCTCCCTAATCTGAAGGGGTTGCGTGCGTTTGTTGCAACAGACCGCCAGGCTGTGACTTATGCGGCTGGAACATGGCACGCTCCAATGGTAGCTCTTGGTAAGAAGGAGACAACGTTGGATTTCCTGGTTGTTCAGTTCTCCTCTGGCGTTGACATCCAAGACTGTCAGATCGTCACATTTGAGGGGCATGACTCTCAAGAACCTGACATCAAAGTACGCGTTCCGCGAGGCGGAACCGTTACCGCCAAACTGTAG